One genomic segment of Thermogemmatispora onikobensis includes these proteins:
- a CDS encoding 3-isopropylmalate dehydratase small subunit encodes MKSMGRIWKLGDNINTDVIIPGRYNVTTDRAQLAKYCLCEILPEFAQQVRPGDIIVAGHNFGCGSSREHAPAAIQASGVKAVIARSFARIFYRNAINIGLPVLICEEAVLNSEDGQEAEVELEQGLITNLTTGQRFQAQPLPPFIARIVEAGGIIEYIRREGTLR; translated from the coding sequence ATCAAGAGCATGGGACGTATCTGGAAGCTCGGTGATAATATCAATACCGATGTCATCATTCCGGGGCGTTACAATGTCACGACCGACCGTGCGCAGCTGGCGAAGTACTGTCTCTGTGAGATTCTGCCGGAGTTTGCCCAGCAGGTGCGCCCGGGCGACATCATTGTGGCCGGCCACAATTTTGGCTGTGGCTCCTCGCGCGAGCATGCCCCGGCGGCCATTCAAGCCAGCGGCGTCAAGGCGGTGATTGCCCGTAGCTTTGCTCGCATTTTCTACCGCAATGCCATTAACATCGGGCTGCCTGTCCTGATCTGCGAGGAGGCTGTGCTCAATAGTGAGGATGGGCAAGAGGCCGAAGTCGAGCTGGAGCAGGGTCTGATTACCAACCTGACCACCGGCCAGCGCTTTCAGGCGCAGCCGCTACCGCCCTTTATTGCGCGCATTGTGGAGGCTGGGGGCATCATCGAATACATCCGGCGTGAGGGCACGCTGCGATGA
- a CDS encoding 3-isopropylmalate dehydratase large subunit produces the protein MGTLAEEIFSYKLGRPVNAGEIVIVDVDHVMSHDTTSPLAIQAFRKLTGERGGHVFDPARAHIVFDHIVPAATVAAATLQRDIRGFAREQGIQILQEGICHQVMPERGFVAPGEIIVGADSHTCTYGALGAFATGMGSTDIGVAYATGRSWFRVPETINVRLTGQLQPGVYVKDVTLELVRRIGVDGANYRALEYSGPLVEALSVSERFTLCNMAIEMGAKTGLVAPDATTEAWLRGRVNRSYPMLQPQNPRYERVVEVDVSELSPLVACPPDVNNVVPVEQVEHIQIDQVFLGTCTNGRLDDLAIAASILRGRTIHPTTRMVVIPASREVYLEALRLGYIETFIQAGASVGTPGCGPCIGRHFGVLGPGERALTTMNRNFTGRMGDPTAEIYLGSPATVAATAITGHITDPRQFLA, from the coding sequence ATGGGAACGCTAGCCGAAGAGATCTTTAGCTATAAACTGGGCCGGCCAGTGAACGCTGGCGAGATTGTGATCGTCGACGTTGATCACGTCATGAGCCATGACACGACCTCGCCGCTGGCCATTCAAGCCTTTCGCAAACTGACGGGCGAGCGCGGCGGGCACGTCTTTGATCCCGCACGTGCGCACATCGTGTTTGATCACATTGTCCCGGCGGCCACCGTGGCGGCGGCTACTCTCCAGCGAGATATCCGCGGCTTTGCCCGTGAGCAGGGCATCCAGATCCTGCAAGAGGGCATTTGTCATCAGGTGATGCCGGAGCGTGGCTTTGTGGCACCGGGCGAGATTATCGTTGGGGCTGACAGCCACACCTGCACCTATGGCGCCCTCGGAGCCTTCGCCACCGGCATGGGGTCGACCGATATTGGCGTAGCCTATGCTACAGGGCGCAGTTGGTTCCGCGTCCCCGAGACCATCAATGTGCGCCTGACGGGGCAGTTGCAACCCGGCGTCTATGTCAAAGATGTGACGCTGGAGCTGGTGCGGCGTATTGGTGTGGATGGGGCCAACTACCGCGCCCTGGAGTATAGCGGCCCGCTTGTCGAAGCTCTTTCGGTCAGCGAGCGCTTCACGCTCTGCAACATGGCCATCGAGATGGGAGCCAAGACCGGTCTGGTCGCGCCCGATGCCACCACCGAGGCTTGGCTGCGTGGGCGTGTCAATCGTAGCTATCCGATGCTGCAGCCGCAGAATCCGCGCTACGAGCGTGTGGTCGAAGTCGATGTCTCAGAGTTGTCACCGCTGGTGGCCTGCCCGCCGGATGTCAACAACGTGGTCCCGGTTGAGCAGGTCGAGCACATTCAGATCGATCAGGTTTTCCTGGGCACCTGTACCAATGGCCGGCTGGACGATCTGGCGATCGCGGCCTCGATCTTGCGCGGGCGCACCATTCATCCTACTACGCGCATGGTCGTTATTCCAGCCTCGCGGGAGGTCTATCTGGAGGCGCTGCGCCTGGGCTACATTGAAACCTTTATCCAGGCTGGGGCCTCGGTCGGGACGCCGGGCTGTGGCCCCTGCATTGGTAGACACTTCGGTGTGCTTGGTCCCGGCGAGCGTGCCCTGACGACGATGAATCGCAATTTCACCGGGCGCATGGGCGATCCCACTGCCGAGATCTATCTAGGCAGTCCGGCCACGGTGGCGGCAACGGCCATCACCGGGCATATCACCGATCCGCGCCAGTTCCTTGCTTGA
- a CDS encoding LeuA family protein, translating into MRRALHILDTTLREGEQFAGAFFNLEQQIAIARMLDAFGVDFIEVPSPISAPRIREAIEHLCALGLRARIVTHVRCVEADVEAALATPVAGVNLFYGTSPELRSYSHGKRIERIIADAVPLIQRIREAGRYVRFSAEDAFRSDLVDLLTVFDAVVEAGVERIGLPDSVGIATPRQVERIIRLCAERYPQVGIEFHGHNDSGCAIANTVAAYEAGADCLDVTVLGIGERNGIASLSGLVAQLYLHYPETLQQRDLRQLAPLDDYVAQCLHLPIPFNNPITAPYAFTHRAGVHTRAILNNPRAYEILNPADFGLERRVDLGSRFTGSHAVAHRAAELGLQLNDEEVRELTWSLKMRAEEGPLSSEAVDAFIQSWYEQQRSTAWER; encoded by the coding sequence ATGAGACGAGCGCTGCACATTCTCGATACGACGCTCAGAGAAGGCGAGCAGTTCGCCGGCGCTTTCTTCAATCTGGAGCAGCAGATTGCTATTGCTCGTATGCTGGATGCCTTCGGCGTCGATTTCATTGAGGTACCCTCGCCGATCTCGGCGCCGCGCATCCGCGAAGCCATCGAGCATCTCTGCGCCCTGGGGCTGCGGGCGCGCATCGTGACCCATGTGCGCTGTGTTGAGGCGGATGTCGAGGCAGCTCTGGCAACCCCGGTGGCCGGCGTCAACCTCTTCTATGGCACCTCACCCGAGTTGCGCTCTTATAGTCATGGTAAGCGCATCGAGAGGATTATCGCCGATGCCGTGCCGCTGATCCAGCGCATTCGGGAGGCGGGGCGCTATGTGCGTTTCTCGGCTGAGGATGCCTTCCGCAGTGATCTGGTCGACCTGTTGACCGTCTTTGATGCCGTAGTGGAGGCTGGGGTGGAGCGCATCGGCCTGCCCGATTCGGTGGGCATTGCCACGCCGCGCCAGGTCGAGCGCATCATTCGCCTCTGTGCCGAGCGCTATCCCCAGGTTGGGATCGAGTTTCATGGGCACAACGATAGCGGCTGCGCCATTGCCAATACCGTTGCCGCCTATGAAGCCGGTGCGGATTGTCTGGATGTGACTGTACTGGGCATCGGCGAGCGCAATGGCATTGCTTCACTGAGTGGCCTGGTGGCGCAGCTCTACCTGCATTATCCTGAGACGCTGCAGCAGCGCGATTTAAGGCAGTTAGCGCCTCTCGATGATTATGTTGCTCAATGTCTTCATCTCCCTATCCCTTTCAATAATCCGATTACAGCGCCGTACGCCTTCACTCATCGCGCGGGTGTGCACACGCGGGCCATTCTCAACAATCCGCGGGCCTATGAGATCCTGAATCCGGCGGACTTTGGCCTGGAGCGCCGGGTAGACCTGGGTTCGCGCTTCACGGGCAGCCATGCTGTCGCTCATCGAGCTGCGGAGCTGGGGCTGCAGCTGAACGATGAGGAAGTGCGTGAGCTGACCTGGTCGCTGAAAATGCGAGCTGAGGAGGGGCCGCTCTCGTCAGAGGCCGTTGACGCTTTTATTCAATCCTGGTATGAGCAGCAAAGGAGTACCGCATGGGAACGCTAG
- a CDS encoding [LysW]-lysine hydrolase, whose amino-acid sequence MSILSEPAAAFETLMDLERLHTSGVYNKRPVEIVRGEGALLWDARGRCYIDCAAGHGVANIGHGRAEIAAALAAQAQRLITCPESVYNDVRARLLERLAQLMPSGLQRFFLCNSGAEAVEGAIKFARLATGRPGIIATLRGFHGRTFGALSATWERSYREPFAPLVPEIRHVRYNDLAALERAIDDQTAAVLIELVQGEGGVHVADATYVRELARLCQERGILLIVDEVQTGCGRTGRFLACEHYGLQPDLLCLAKGIAGGLPMGVVALGERVIASGRLTPGTHGSTFGGNPLVCAAALETLDIIEREELAERAARLGQHALERLRALQSPLIREVRGLGLLLGVELRTRVQPYLEALLERGVLALPAGPNVIRLLPPLVISEEQLDQALDCLAEVLQAGQPAATAEPRPAHAQTASAGEGAAAEQAAEIELLYRMVSIPSLSGQERVLATWLAEYLPRLGLQTAIDEVGNLIATVPVAAEAARRAPLVLLGHMDTVPGAIPVAFREGRLYGRGAVDAKGPLAAFLAAAARLVGRRHLQRPIVVIGAVEEEAATSRGARAVVERYRPYACMIGEPSGSRAVTLGYKGRLLVDGRVVRPCGHSAGPRQTAAEAAAAFWERVRQHAEEWNRLHGGSSPFASLQPVLRSIESEQDGLHEWATLRIGYRLPLACSAQALREELQHWAEESDLALEFSGEEAAFQAPRTTRLVRAFVQAMRAMGIQPAFKVKTGTSDMNVVGPAWGPEIVAYGPGDARLDHTPGEHLAVEEYMEAIAILERVLTSLAQEVAGGEEDEER is encoded by the coding sequence ATGAGCATACTCAGCGAACCAGCGGCGGCCTTCGAGACGCTGATGGATCTGGAGCGCCTTCACACCAGCGGCGTCTACAACAAGCGGCCAGTGGAGATCGTGCGCGGCGAGGGGGCGCTGCTCTGGGATGCGCGGGGACGCTGCTACATTGACTGCGCCGCCGGGCATGGAGTGGCAAACATCGGACATGGGCGGGCGGAGATTGCCGCAGCGCTGGCGGCCCAGGCGCAGCGCCTGATTACCTGCCCCGAGAGTGTCTACAACGATGTGCGGGCGCGTCTGCTAGAGCGTCTGGCGCAGCTCATGCCGTCCGGATTGCAGCGTTTCTTTCTCTGCAACAGTGGGGCTGAAGCGGTCGAAGGAGCGATCAAGTTTGCTCGTCTGGCGACCGGACGACCGGGCATCATTGCCACTCTGCGTGGCTTTCACGGACGCACGTTCGGCGCGCTCTCGGCCACCTGGGAACGCAGCTATCGCGAGCCATTTGCTCCTCTGGTACCAGAGATCAGGCATGTGCGCTACAACGACCTGGCGGCTCTGGAGCGAGCGATCGACGATCAGACAGCAGCGGTTCTCATTGAGCTGGTCCAGGGAGAAGGCGGGGTCCATGTGGCCGATGCGACCTACGTGCGTGAGCTGGCCAGGCTCTGCCAGGAGCGTGGAATCTTGCTGATCGTCGACGAGGTACAGACTGGCTGCGGACGCACGGGGCGCTTCCTGGCCTGCGAGCATTATGGGCTGCAGCCCGACCTGCTCTGTCTGGCTAAAGGAATCGCCGGAGGGTTGCCGATGGGAGTAGTGGCACTTGGTGAGCGTGTAATTGCCAGCGGGCGGCTGACGCCGGGCACGCATGGCAGCACCTTCGGCGGCAATCCGTTGGTCTGTGCTGCGGCCCTGGAGACGCTGGACATCATCGAGCGCGAGGAACTGGCTGAGAGAGCCGCGCGCCTCGGTCAGCATGCTCTGGAGCGTCTGAGGGCACTGCAGTCGCCGCTGATTCGCGAGGTGCGTGGCCTGGGCCTGCTGCTCGGCGTCGAACTGCGCACGCGCGTGCAACCCTATCTCGAAGCGCTGCTAGAGCGCGGCGTGCTGGCCCTGCCCGCAGGTCCCAACGTCATCCGCTTGCTGCCGCCGCTAGTCATCAGCGAGGAGCAGCTTGACCAGGCGCTCGACTGCCTGGCAGAGGTATTGCAAGCCGGCCAGCCGGCAGCGACGGCAGAGCCTCGTCCTGCGCACGCGCAGACGGCCTCGGCAGGGGAAGGGGCAGCCGCTGAACAGGCTGCTGAGATTGAGCTGCTCTATCGTATGGTCAGCATTCCCAGTCTCTCGGGTCAGGAGCGTGTCCTTGCGACCTGGCTGGCCGAATATCTGCCACGCCTCGGACTACAAACTGCCATTGACGAGGTCGGCAACCTGATCGCCACGGTACCTGTGGCCGCGGAAGCCGCCCGACGAGCGCCGCTGGTGCTGCTGGGGCATATGGATACCGTGCCCGGGGCGATCCCGGTGGCTTTCCGCGAGGGCAGACTTTACGGACGTGGGGCCGTGGATGCCAAGGGGCCGCTGGCGGCTTTCCTGGCGGCGGCAGCGCGCCTGGTGGGGCGTCGCCATCTGCAGCGTCCTATTGTGGTCATTGGGGCTGTCGAAGAGGAGGCGGCCACCTCGCGTGGAGCGCGTGCCGTCGTAGAGCGCTATCGTCCCTATGCGTGCATGATCGGCGAACCAAGCGGCAGCCGGGCGGTGACGCTCGGCTACAAAGGGCGACTGCTTGTTGACGGGCGAGTGGTACGTCCCTGTGGTCACAGCGCTGGGCCACGCCAGACGGCGGCGGAGGCAGCCGCGGCCTTCTGGGAGCGGGTCAGGCAGCATGCAGAGGAGTGGAACCGTCTGCATGGTGGCAGCTCACCTTTTGCGTCGCTGCAGCCGGTGCTGCGCAGCATCGAGAGTGAACAGGATGGTCTCCATGAGTGGGCGACGCTGCGCATTGGCTATCGTCTGCCGCTGGCCTGCTCAGCGCAGGCGCTGCGTGAGGAACTGCAGCACTGGGCAGAAGAGTCAGATCTAGCATTAGAATTCAGTGGCGAAGAAGCTGCCTTTCAGGCACCGCGCACGACCAGGCTGGTGCGCGCCTTTGTGCAGGCCATGAGGGCAATGGGAATCCAGCCTGCCTTTAAAGTCAAGACCGGCACTTCGGATATGAACGTCGTGGGGCCGGCCTGGGGACCTGAGATTGTGGCCTATGGTCCGGGCGACGCGCGCCTGGATCATACACCCGGGGAACACCTTGCTGTGGAGGAATATATGGAGGCCATTGCCATCCTGGAGCGCGTGCTGACAAGCCTGGCTCAGGAGGTGGCAGGCGGAGAGGAGGACGAGGAGCGATGA
- a CDS encoding [LysW]-aminoadipate kinase, translated as MTLVVKIGGGAGIDATPVVEEIARLVREGERVVVVHGGSQLTNELSERLGHPMQVLTAPNGMTSRYTDAETLRIYAMAVAGQINTELVALLQRCGVNAVGLAGVDGQLLRARRKTALRAVMPDGRVRVVRDDYSGQIEQVNAPLLRLLLEAGYTPVVAPLALGLEGERLNVDGDRVAAAVAAALGAETLAILTNVPGLLRDLADPRSVVPTIVAHELERYLSYAQGRMRKKLLGAQEALAGGVRRVCIGSGSLAAVLAGAGTVIAASSSCEAEASPVYQQPALSGEVRR; from the coding sequence ATGACTCTCGTTGTCAAGATTGGCGGTGGGGCCGGGATTGATGCGACGCCGGTTGTTGAGGAGATTGCGCGCCTGGTGAGGGAGGGCGAGCGGGTAGTGGTGGTACATGGCGGCTCCCAGCTCACGAATGAGCTGAGCGAGCGCCTGGGCCACCCCATGCAGGTTCTCACGGCTCCCAATGGAATGACCAGTCGCTATACCGATGCCGAGACCTTGCGTATTTATGCGATGGCAGTAGCTGGTCAGATCAACACGGAACTGGTGGCGCTCCTGCAGCGCTGCGGTGTCAATGCTGTGGGGCTGGCTGGCGTTGATGGTCAGCTACTGCGAGCGCGGCGCAAGACGGCCCTGCGGGCGGTGATGCCGGATGGCCGCGTGCGTGTGGTGCGCGATGACTACAGTGGGCAGATCGAGCAAGTCAATGCCCCGTTGCTGCGCCTGCTCCTGGAGGCGGGCTATACACCGGTAGTAGCGCCGCTGGCCCTGGGTCTGGAGGGAGAGCGCTTGAATGTTGACGGGGACCGGGTGGCGGCGGCGGTCGCGGCAGCCTTGGGGGCGGAGACGCTGGCCATTCTCACTAACGTGCCGGGGTTGCTGCGCGATCTGGCCGATCCGCGCAGTGTGGTGCCCACGATCGTGGCCCACGAGCTGGAGCGCTATCTCTCCTACGCTCAGGGGCGCATGCGTAAGAAGTTGCTCGGCGCTCAGGAGGCCCTGGCTGGTGGAGTGCGCCGCGTCTGCATTGGCTCTGGCTCGCTGGCGGCGGTTCTGGCGGGTGCTGGGACAGTCATTGCCGCTTCCAGCTCCTGTGAGGCTGAGGCGTCCCCAGTTTATCAGCAGCCGGCGCTCTCGGGGGAGGTGCGGCGATGA
- the argC gene encoding N-acetyl-gamma-glutamyl-phosphate reductase has protein sequence MSQVRVAIVGGSGYTAGELLRLLLFHPQVEIAQVASSSHAGQYVHSLHPNLRKLCGLRLCHYDDLSTCDVIFLCMPHGTAMQAIERYRNLAPVVIDLSADFRLRSPDLYLRWYGKEHPQPELLAQAVYGLPELHRQELREAALISGTGCMATAAILGLAPLYRAGLVDQGLPLVVDAKVGSSAAGATPGPGSHHPDRSGAVRSFQPTGHRHSAELIQELGALAGVGGSWRQTLAFSATAVELVRGVLVTAQVFLNTDLDEKVIWRLYREAYREEPFIRLVKERSGVYRYPEPKILAGSNYCDIGFELDTDQRRLVVMAALDNLVKGAAGNAVQALNCRFGWDETLGLTFPGLHPI, from the coding sequence ATGAGTCAGGTGCGCGTAGCGATCGTGGGCGGCTCGGGCTACACAGCGGGCGAGCTGCTGCGTCTACTGCTTTTCCATCCCCAGGTGGAGATTGCCCAGGTGGCTTCCAGCAGTCACGCTGGCCAGTATGTGCATAGCCTGCATCCCAATCTGCGCAAACTCTGCGGCCTTCGTCTCTGCCATTATGATGACCTGTCGACTTGTGACGTGATCTTTCTCTGCATGCCGCATGGAACGGCGATGCAGGCTATCGAGCGTTACCGCAATCTGGCGCCAGTAGTCATTGATCTCTCGGCAGATTTTCGCCTGCGCTCGCCGGACCTCTATCTGCGCTGGTATGGAAAGGAGCATCCGCAGCCGGAGCTGCTGGCCCAGGCTGTCTATGGGCTGCCCGAGCTGCATCGGCAGGAACTACGCGAGGCGGCCCTCATCAGCGGAACGGGCTGCATGGCCACGGCGGCCATCCTCGGTCTGGCTCCGCTCTATCGGGCTGGCCTTGTTGACCAGGGGCTGCCCCTGGTAGTCGATGCGAAAGTTGGCTCCTCGGCGGCGGGCGCTACGCCGGGGCCGGGAAGCCATCATCCCGACCGCAGCGGGGCGGTCCGCTCGTTCCAGCCGACCGGTCACCGCCATAGTGCCGAGCTGATCCAGGAGCTAGGCGCTCTGGCTGGCGTGGGTGGCTCCTGGCGGCAGACGCTGGCCTTTTCGGCGACCGCGGTGGAGCTGGTGCGTGGCGTGCTGGTCACTGCCCAGGTCTTCTTGAACACTGACCTCGATGAGAAGGTGATCTGGCGCCTCTATCGCGAGGCCTATCGTGAGGAGCCGTTTATTCGCCTGGTCAAAGAGCGAAGCGGTGTCTACCGCTATCCAGAGCCGAAGATTCTGGCTGGCAGCAACTACTGTGACATAGGCTTTGAACTCGACACGGACCAGCGCCGCCTGGTGGTCATGGCCGCGCTGGACAACCTGGTGAAAGGGGCCGCCGGCAACGCCGTGCAGGCGCTCAACTGTCGCTTTGGCTGGGATGAAACCCTGGGGCTGACCTTCCCAGGGCTGCATCCGATCTGA
- the lysX gene encoding lysine biosynthesis protein LysX: MRLAILTSRIRVEEKLLIEAMRQRNIAFDLLNDGELLLDLARPDERWRSYDAVLCRSVSQSHGLAVAQVLESWGVHVFNRPATTALCNDKLQTTLALLRAGIPTPRTLLACSAESALRGIEALGYPAVIKPTTGSWGRLLARVNDRDAAEAVLEHRETLGSYQHHLHYIQEYIQKPQRDIRAFVVGEHTICAIYRTSEHWITNTARGAQASNCPVTPELDALCVRAAQAVGGGILAIDLLEDEERGLLVNEINATMEFRNSIAPTGVDIPGAMLDYIEQCVLQGAER; this comes from the coding sequence ATGAGGCTGGCAATTCTGACCTCGCGCATCCGCGTTGAGGAGAAGCTGCTCATCGAGGCTATGCGCCAGCGCAACATCGCCTTTGACCTGCTCAACGATGGCGAGCTGCTTCTCGATCTGGCGCGTCCCGATGAGCGCTGGCGCTCCTACGATGCCGTGCTGTGTCGCAGCGTGAGCCAGTCCCACGGCCTGGCAGTGGCTCAGGTTCTGGAGAGTTGGGGAGTGCACGTCTTCAATCGTCCAGCAACAACAGCTCTTTGTAACGATAAGCTGCAAACCACCCTGGCCTTGCTGCGCGCCGGCATTCCTACGCCGCGTACGCTCCTGGCCTGTAGTGCCGAGAGCGCTCTGCGCGGCATTGAGGCCCTGGGCTATCCTGCGGTCATCAAGCCAACCACCGGTTCCTGGGGGCGGCTGCTCGCGCGCGTCAATGACCGCGACGCTGCTGAGGCTGTGCTGGAGCACCGCGAGACGCTAGGCTCCTATCAGCATCACCTGCACTATATCCAGGAATATATACAGAAGCCGCAACGCGATATTCGAGCTTTTGTTGTAGGAGAGCACACAATATGCGCGATCTATCGCACAAGCGAGCACTGGATCACGAACACGGCCCGCGGGGCGCAGGCCAGCAATTGCCCAGTTACTCCCGAGCTTGATGCCCTCTGTGTCCGTGCGGCGCAGGCGGTTGGCGGTGGCATCCTGGCCATTGATCTCCTGGAAGACGAAGAGCGTGGTCTGCTGGTTAACGAAATCAATGCCACAATGGAATTCCGCAATAGCATCGCTCCCACCGGGGTCGACATTCCTGGCGCGATGCTGGACTACATCGAGCAATGCGTGCTGCAAGGAGCGGAGCGATGA
- the lysW gene encoding lysine biosynthesis protein LysW, which yields MSKLVALCPECEAEIDLQNRLVGEIVYCPDCNAELEVTNLEQPAVALAPRVEEDWGE from the coding sequence ATGAGCAAACTGGTGGCCCTCTGTCCAGAGTGTGAGGCCGAAATTGATCTGCAGAATAGACTTGTCGGCGAAATCGTCTATTGTCCCGATTGTAATGCTGAGCTGGAGGTAACCAACCTGGAGCAGCCAGCGGTGGCGCTGGCCCCGCGTGTTGAAGAGGATTGGGGTGAATAG